The following coding sequences lie in one Haladaptatus sp. DJG-WS-42 genomic window:
- a CDS encoding DUF357 domain-containing protein: MAADLAEKTERYERLLAEALDAAEDVNPPNTPLGESAAEYREMAQSYLDDGRHFKANDDLVNALASFSYGHGWMDAGARIGLFKVPDEGHLFTV; the protein is encoded by the coding sequence ATGGCCGCTGATTTAGCAGAGAAGACGGAGCGCTACGAACGACTGCTGGCGGAGGCCCTCGACGCTGCAGAGGACGTGAACCCGCCGAACACGCCACTTGGGGAGTCGGCCGCCGAGTACCGCGAGATGGCACAGTCCTACCTCGATGACGGCCGCCACTTCAAGGCGAACGACGACCTCGTGAACGCCCTCGCGTCGTTTTCCTACGGTCATGGTTGGATGGACGCAGGTGCACGGATTGGGCTGTTCAAGGTTCCAGACGAGGGCCACCTGTTCACGGTCTAA
- a CDS encoding DUF555 domain-containing protein, with translation MDCRVVVEAAVPVYDVGTPDEAVRIAISKTGEMLNPDLNYVEINMGERVCPHCHEQLDPAFLSADESLVALELEMTVFNVEREEHASRIARKEIGQRLHNIPLDVLTVRILDEVADAEAEDEDALDVEELVDNN, from the coding sequence ATGGACTGCAGAGTTGTCGTCGAAGCCGCAGTCCCGGTGTATGACGTCGGCACGCCGGACGAGGCGGTTCGAATTGCCATCTCGAAAACGGGCGAGATGCTCAATCCCGACTTGAACTACGTCGAAATCAACATGGGTGAGCGCGTCTGCCCCCATTGCCACGAGCAGTTAGACCCCGCATTCTTGAGCGCAGACGAGAGTCTCGTCGCGCTCGAACTCGAAATGACCGTGTTCAACGTCGAACGCGAAGAACACGCCTCGCGCATCGCGCGCAAAGAGATTGGTCAGCGCCTCCACAACATCCCGCTCGATGTTCTCACGGTGCGAATTCTCGATGAAGTAGCCGATGCGGAAGCTGAAGACGAGGATGCGCTTGACGTTGAGGAACTCGTCGATAATAACTGA
- a CDS encoding winged helix-turn-helix domain-containing protein, translating to MEAALWYVLTGTRGGANRVRLLQALDQQPRNANQLAEDLELNYKTVRHHLDVLMDNNIVTTSGDEYGAIYLPSENARHHWETIEQIVAQVE from the coding sequence ATGGAGGCTGCCCTCTGGTACGTGTTGACCGGTACCCGAGGCGGAGCCAATCGCGTTCGCCTGCTACAGGCGTTAGACCAGCAACCACGGAACGCAAACCAACTGGCCGAGGACTTAGAACTCAACTACAAAACGGTCAGACACCACCTCGATGTTCTCATGGACAACAACATTGTGACGACGAGCGGCGATGAGTACGGGGCAATCTATCTGCCGAGCGAGAATGCCCGCCATCACTGGGAGACGATAGAACAAATCGTAGCGCAGGTGGAGTGA
- a CDS encoding acylphosphatase, producing the protein MAEKVRAHVFVSGTVQGVYYRANTRDKAQELGVSGWVKNLSDGRVEAVFEGDETVVESLIEWCHTGSPAAEVTGVEAEYEPPENVSGFEIRR; encoded by the coding sequence ATGGCCGAAAAAGTGCGCGCACACGTCTTCGTGAGTGGGACGGTACAGGGCGTCTACTACCGCGCGAACACCCGCGACAAGGCACAGGAACTCGGCGTCTCCGGCTGGGTGAAAAATCTGTCCGACGGGCGGGTTGAAGCCGTATTCGAAGGCGATGAAACCGTCGTAGAATCACTCATCGAGTGGTGTCACACTGGCAGCCCAGCCGCGGAGGTGACCGGTGTCGAAGCGGAGTACGAGCCCCCAGAGAACGTGTCCGGATTCGAAATCAGACGCTAG
- a CDS encoding FAD-dependent oxidoreductase has product MSKGDAAEVEHHRLVIAGSGIAGLTAAIYAARSNNEPLVLEGTEPGGQLTLTTEVDNYPGFPEGISGPELVNNMKAQAKRFGATVKNRVVKSVDATERPFRIELTSGDVITADAFIAASGASARTLGIPGEDDLMGYGVSTCATCDGAFFRDEEMVVIGGGDAAMEEASFLTKFASKVYLVHRREEFRAEDYWIDRVDELVDEGKIEILRNTEVTEIHGSPEDGVSHVRMIRHPEGHPSEKLDDPATEEFDFETGAVFLAIGHTPNTGYLEGTGVEVDDAGYMITKGGKGAHQTATDVPGLFGAGDVVDFHYQQAITAGGMGCQAAIDADDYLEELDRENRATEQVAAPESDD; this is encoded by the coding sequence ATGTCAAAAGGCGACGCAGCCGAGGTTGAGCACCACAGACTCGTGATTGCCGGTTCGGGCATCGCGGGGCTCACCGCGGCCATTTATGCGGCTCGGTCGAACAACGAACCGCTCGTGCTCGAAGGCACAGAGCCGGGTGGCCAACTCACCCTCACGACCGAAGTGGACAACTATCCTGGTTTCCCCGAGGGCATCAGCGGGCCTGAACTCGTGAACAACATGAAAGCACAGGCAAAGCGCTTTGGCGCGACCGTGAAAAACCGCGTCGTCAAGTCAGTTGACGCCACAGAGCGCCCGTTCCGCATCGAACTCACCTCGGGCGACGTCATCACCGCAGACGCCTTCATCGCCGCCTCGGGGGCGAGTGCCCGGACCCTTGGCATCCCCGGCGAAGACGACCTGATGGGCTACGGCGTCTCCACGTGTGCGACCTGCGACGGCGCGTTCTTCCGCGACGAGGAAATGGTCGTCATCGGCGGCGGCGACGCCGCGATGGAGGAAGCCTCCTTCCTCACGAAGTTCGCCTCGAAAGTCTACCTCGTCCACCGCCGCGAGGAGTTCCGCGCAGAGGACTACTGGATCGACCGCGTTGACGAACTGGTCGATGAAGGTAAAATCGAAATCCTGCGCAACACCGAAGTCACCGAAATCCACGGCTCGCCAGAAGACGGTGTGAGCCACGTCCGGATGATTCGCCATCCCGAGGGCCACCCATCAGAGAAACTCGATGACCCCGCTACTGAAGAATTCGACTTCGAAACCGGCGCAGTGTTCCTCGCCATTGGCCACACACCGAACACGGGCTACTTAGAAGGCACGGGCGTGGAAGTGGACGATGCCGGCTACATGATTACGAAAGGCGGCAAGGGCGCACACCAGACTGCAACGGACGTGCCCGGCCTTTTCGGCGCAGGCGACGTGGTGGACTTCCACTACCAGCAGGCCATCACCGCAGGCGGCATGGGCTGTCAGGCCGCCATCGACGCAGACGACTATTTAGAGGAGTTAGACCGCGAAAACCGCGCCACAGAGCAGGTCGCCGCCCCCGAATCTGACGACTAA
- a CDS encoding divalent metal cation transporter, whose translation MTFTALRSGGTKLYAKMGPSWLAGAIAAGPATMASLLTAGTSFGFTLLWVVVLSAVLGTLAQYLAMQLGLRTEAGLIAVVERHLGNGWAWLLVADAVLAAGLAQLVIMKGVADISATITGIDARIWGVTWALVLAFGLAGGGYRVAELGAKLLVSAVVLAFVTSLFVVPIDAGAAIAGLIPTMPTGLSSALVVAGILGGAVHITLITMHSYTMRARGWTREDTNIATTDVVASMFVAFGVYSLAIFLVAASVLNGAISPDGLTHVSASQALGPLVGANAKWLFLLGLWGAAVSTLGGNTVVPPFLLADKLGWGTTVEDTRYRALLVSFALVSAVGPFVGGSFFPLLVLVLAFGLVGTPFAIAVVLALLNDREAVGDTASRWMNLGGVALIAITMVTAGSFVRGHLSTPTAPLSAFVLAFAIVLGVATLAVLTMAARTALSGTSQPSTTQ comes from the coding sequence ATGACCTTCACAGCTCTCAGAAGTGGCGGCACCAAGCTGTATGCGAAGATGGGGCCCTCGTGGCTCGCCGGCGCTATCGCGGCGGGGCCGGCGACGATGGCATCGCTGCTCACCGCTGGCACCTCTTTCGGATTTACCCTCCTCTGGGTCGTTGTGCTCTCTGCGGTGCTCGGAACGCTCGCCCAGTACCTCGCGATGCAACTCGGTCTGCGCACCGAGGCTGGCCTCATCGCGGTCGTCGAACGACACCTCGGCAACGGGTGGGCGTGGTTGCTCGTCGCCGATGCCGTTCTCGCCGCAGGACTCGCCCAACTCGTCATCATGAAGGGTGTCGCCGACATCAGCGCGACCATCACGGGTATCGACGCCCGCATCTGGGGTGTCACATGGGCGCTCGTCCTCGCGTTCGGCCTCGCGGGCGGGGGCTACCGCGTGGCGGAGCTCGGAGCAAAACTCCTCGTTTCGGCGGTCGTCCTCGCCTTTGTCACGTCGCTGTTCGTCGTCCCAATCGACGCCGGTGCCGCGATAGCTGGCCTCATCCCGACGATGCCCACGGGTCTGTCGAGCGCGCTCGTCGTCGCCGGCATCCTCGGCGGTGCGGTACACATCACGCTCATCACGATGCACTCCTACACCATGCGCGCCCGCGGCTGGACCCGCGAAGATACGAACATCGCCACCACCGACGTCGTGGCGTCGATGTTCGTCGCCTTTGGCGTCTACAGCCTCGCCATCTTCCTTGTCGCCGCGAGCGTCCTCAACGGAGCCATCTCTCCTGACGGACTCACCCACGTCTCCGCCTCGCAGGCGCTCGGCCCGCTCGTCGGGGCGAACGCGAAGTGGCTCTTCTTGCTCGGACTGTGGGGTGCGGCCGTCTCCACGCTCGGCGGCAACACCGTCGTTCCGCCATTCTTACTGGCGGACAAACTCGGTTGGGGAACCACGGTCGAAGACACGCGGTATCGAGCACTCCTGGTCTCCTTCGCGCTTGTCTCTGCGGTGGGTCCCTTCGTCGGCGGGTCGTTCTTCCCGTTGCTCGTGCTCGTACTGGCGTTCGGTCTCGTCGGCACACCCTTCGCGATCGCCGTCGTCCTCGCGCTGCTGAACGACCGAGAAGCCGTCGGCGATACCGCCTCTCGATGGATGAACCTCGGGGGCGTTGCGCTCATCGCAATCACCATGGTCACGGCCGGGTCGTTCGTCCGTGGACACCTCTCCACGCCGACCGCCCCGCTGAGCGCCTTCGTTCTCGCTTTTGCCATCGTGCTCGGTGTAGCCACGCTGGCAGTGCTCACGATGGCGGCTCGAACGGCGCTGAGCGGGACGTCCCAGCCGTCCACCACACAGTAA
- a CDS encoding Single-stranded DNA binding protein, with product MSLDDTAEELASALGADKAEVKRDLENLVQYSVPLEEAKQSVRRKYGGGGGGAPTPETVSIADIGTDSSNVTVTAKVLTVGKRSIRYQNEDHLIHEGELADETGKISYTDWHDFGLAAGDTVTVTNAGVREWEGNPELNLGDSSSVDPAEEIEVPFSVGGDKPLTELKPGDRGVNVDAVVSEVEEKTISGRDGETTILSGVLADDSGRLPFTDWNPHAELEAGASVRVTGAYVREFRGIPSVNISEFSAVEALDADLEVSDDAPRKRIDEAVSMGGLFDVEIVGNLLSVRDGSGLIQRCPECNRVTQKGQCRSHGQVDGYDDLRVKAILDDGTGALTVILDRDLTEQVYGGSLEDALSAAREAMDQEVVADSIRENVVGSEFVVRGSLSVDDYGANLDATSFRKSDDDPAARATAVLSGVDA from the coding sequence ATGAGTCTCGACGACACCGCCGAGGAGCTTGCCTCCGCTCTCGGCGCAGACAAAGCGGAGGTCAAACGCGACTTAGAAAACCTCGTCCAGTACAGCGTTCCACTGGAGGAAGCAAAACAGAGTGTCCGCCGAAAGTACGGCGGCGGTGGCGGAGGTGCACCCACCCCAGAAACCGTCTCCATCGCGGACATCGGCACGGATAGTTCGAACGTCACGGTGACGGCGAAAGTCCTCACCGTCGGCAAACGCTCGATTCGCTACCAGAACGAAGACCACCTCATCCACGAGGGAGAACTCGCAGACGAGACGGGGAAAATTTCCTACACCGACTGGCACGACTTCGGCCTCGCTGCCGGTGACACGGTCACCGTCACGAACGCCGGTGTCCGCGAGTGGGAGGGGAATCCCGAACTCAACCTCGGAGACAGTTCCTCGGTTGATCCAGCCGAGGAAATCGAGGTTCCGTTCTCAGTGGGCGGCGACAAGCCGCTCACCGAACTCAAACCCGGCGATCGCGGCGTCAACGTCGATGCCGTGGTCAGCGAAGTGGAGGAGAAAACCATCAGCGGCCGCGACGGCGAGACGACCATCCTCTCGGGTGTGCTCGCAGACGACTCCGGCCGCCTGCCGTTCACCGACTGGAACCCACACGCAGAACTCGAAGCAGGCGCGTCCGTTCGCGTTACCGGCGCGTACGTCCGCGAATTCCGTGGGATTCCCTCGGTCAACATCTCCGAGTTCTCGGCGGTCGAAGCACTCGACGCTGACCTCGAAGTGAGCGACGATGCGCCGCGAAAACGCATCGACGAGGCCGTCTCCATGGGCGGACTGTTCGACGTGGAAATTGTTGGTAACCTGCTTTCGGTGCGCGACGGCTCCGGCCTCATCCAGCGCTGTCCGGAGTGCAATCGCGTGACCCAGAAAGGCCAGTGTCGCTCCCACGGGCAGGTAGACGGCTACGACGACCTGCGCGTGAAGGCGATTCTCGATGACGGCACCGGCGCACTCACCGTCATCTTAGACCGCGACCTGACCGAGCAGGTGTACGGCGGGTCGCTCGAAGACGCCCTCTCCGCCGCCCGCGAGGCGATGGACCAAGAGGTCGTTGCAGACAGCATCCGCGAGAACGTCGTGGGCAGCGAGTTCGTCGTCCGCGGCAGTCTGAGCGTCGATGACTACGGCGCGAATCTCGATGCCACGTCCTTCCGGAAATCCGACGACGACCCGGCCGCGCGTGCGACGGCCGTGCTCTCGGGGGTGGACGCATGA
- a CDS encoding metallophosphoesterase, whose amino-acid sequence MASSVEPIPGEAAAIADLSRSRALVVADYHAGLEVALRWDGVSVPSNAAARRDRLLGLKAETNADRVIILGDFGNAIGAGPEEEIAEIHDLLAALSCPVTVVKGNHDGDIEEHIEGIEVTPAHGIRIGDVGFAHGHTWPSPDVLEADILCTAHEHPQVNLTDEVGGGRTERIWLRGTVNPEPFAEFHGRSFDGGAPFIVFPAFNDLVGGTWVNAQKDGFLSPFLPDGLSDGEAYLLNGTRLGEYTRI is encoded by the coding sequence ATGGCGAGTTCGGTCGAACCGATTCCCGGGGAGGCGGCGGCGATAGCCGACCTTTCCAGGAGTCGCGCGCTCGTCGTGGCTGACTACCACGCCGGGCTGGAAGTCGCTCTGCGCTGGGATGGGGTGTCCGTCCCGAGCAATGCGGCGGCGCGACGCGACCGACTCCTCGGATTGAAAGCAGAAACGAACGCAGACCGCGTCATCATTCTGGGCGATTTCGGAAACGCAATCGGCGCTGGCCCAGAGGAAGAAATCGCGGAGATACACGACTTGCTTGCTGCCCTTTCTTGTCCTGTGACTGTCGTGAAGGGGAACCACGACGGCGACATCGAAGAGCACATCGAGGGCATCGAGGTGACGCCCGCACACGGCATCCGCATTGGTGACGTTGGCTTCGCTCACGGCCACACGTGGCCCTCACCCGACGTACTCGAAGCCGACATTCTCTGTACCGCCCACGAACATCCGCAGGTGAATCTCACCGACGAAGTGGGCGGCGGGCGCACCGAGCGAATCTGGCTTCGCGGGACGGTGAATCCGGAACCGTTCGCCGAGTTTCACGGGCGCTCGTTCGACGGCGGCGCGCCGTTCATCGTGTTCCCCGCGTTCAACGACCTCGTTGGCGGGACGTGGGTGAACGCCCAGAAAGATGGCTTTCTGTCGCCGTTTTTGCCCGACGGCCTCAGCGACGGCGAGGCGTACCTCCTCAACGGCACGCGCCTCGGGGAGTATACCCGAATCTGA
- a CDS encoding phosphoribosyltransferase family protein: MYRNRTDAGEKLAAVVDAHDVVADIVLAIPRGGIPVGRIVADLLDVPLDIIVARKLGAPDNPELALGAVAADGSVWRNESLIQTLGVSEPYLEDTIARERETARAKAKRYRGERTPPELADTRVVIVDDGLATGATALACVRLAKAAGASRVVLAVPVASESGAERLMSEADEVICEMTPAYFSAVGQFYEDFGQVSDETVMAALDGRGR, translated from the coding sequence ATGTACCGAAATCGAACTGACGCGGGCGAGAAACTCGCCGCGGTCGTCGATGCCCACGACGTGGTGGCGGACATCGTCCTTGCGATTCCACGGGGTGGGATTCCTGTTGGGCGGATTGTCGCAGACTTACTTGACGTGCCACTCGACATTATCGTGGCGCGAAAGCTCGGTGCGCCGGACAATCCGGAACTCGCACTCGGCGCGGTCGCGGCAGACGGGAGCGTCTGGCGAAACGAGTCGCTCATTCAGACATTGGGCGTGAGTGAACCGTACCTTGAAGACACGATCGCCCGCGAACGGGAAACCGCTCGCGCGAAAGCCAAACGGTATCGTGGGGAGCGCACGCCACCCGAGTTAGCTGACACGCGTGTCGTCATCGTGGACGATGGACTTGCGACCGGGGCGACAGCACTCGCCTGCGTACGACTGGCAAAGGCAGCGGGGGCGAGCCGTGTGGTTCTTGCGGTTCCCGTTGCGTCTGAATCGGGCGCAGAGCGGCTTATGAGCGAGGCGGATGAGGTGATTTGCGAAATGACGCCAGCGTACTTCAGCGCCGTGGGACAGTTTTATGAAGATTTCGGTCAGGTGAGCGATGAGACGGTGATGGCGGCACTCGACGGTCGCGGGCGATAA
- a CDS encoding 2,5-diamino-6-(ribosylamino)-4(3H)-pyrimidinone 5'-phosphate reductase: MRVVVNAAMSVDGKLSHRGRKQVVISGDADFDRVDAIRAENDAVMVGAGTVVADDPSLTVDDETRRAARKARGVPENPARVIADSHARCPRDAQIFDERAHTYLLVSEAAHPARISKLEREGVTIITAGEERVNLTSAFDALADHGIESIMVEGGGELIFSLFEEGLVDELTVYIGSMIIGGRDAPTLADGEGFVAGFPRLELADVQRVDDGVVLSYAPENTQ, from the coding sequence ATGCGCGTCGTCGTCAATGCTGCCATGAGCGTGGATGGGAAGCTCTCGCACCGCGGCCGAAAGCAGGTGGTCATCAGCGGCGACGCCGATTTTGACCGCGTGGACGCCATCCGCGCCGAAAACGACGCCGTGATGGTCGGGGCGGGAACCGTCGTCGCAGACGACCCTAGTCTGACCGTCGATGACGAAACTCGCCGGGCAGCACGCAAAGCCCGTGGCGTTCCCGAAAATCCAGCGCGTGTCATCGCGGACTCCCACGCCCGCTGTCCGCGAGATGCCCAGATTTTCGACGAGCGCGCCCATACCTACCTGCTCGTGAGCGAAGCAGCCCACCCCGCGCGCATCAGCAAACTCGAACGTGAAGGCGTCACCATCATCACCGCGGGCGAAGAGCGCGTGAACCTGACAAGCGCCTTCGACGCCCTCGCAGACCACGGCATCGAGTCGATAATGGTCGAAGGCGGCGGCGAACTCATCTTCTCGCTGTTTGAAGAAGGCCTCGTTGACGAACTCACCGTGTACATCGGCTCCATGATTATCGGCGGTCGAGACGCCCCGACGCTCGCAGACGGGGAGGGCTTCGTCGCGGGGTTCCCGCGGCTCGAGTTGGCGGACGTACAGCGCGTGGACGACGGCGTCGTGTTGAGCTACGCCCCGGAAAACACTCAGTAA
- a CDS encoding DNA glycosylase, giving the protein MESGTLALTNLTGEFDLQSTVESGQSYLWRREDGRMYEQTPTYGGDAWYYTVLPRDGDPAVVRVRQTDGHLEWESQFDAEDTLIHLLRLDDDLPAIFEEIPDDPLVTAAYDAYKGMRLVRDPPFQTLISFICSAQMRVARIHDMQLGLARTYGEKIEFDGKTYHAFPTPKALAQASEAELRDLNLGYRAPYVKRSAELVADGVAAPEDAVGLDHEAARDELKTFVGVGDKVADCILLFSLGYLEAVPLDTWIQSAIADHYPDCEKGNYRDTSRAIRAQFGGKYAGYAQTYVFHYLRTGGDA; this is encoded by the coding sequence ATGGAATCGGGTACCCTTGCACTTACCAATCTTACAGGAGAATTTGACCTCCAATCGACGGTCGAAAGCGGCCAGTCGTATCTCTGGCGGCGCGAAGACGGCCGAATGTACGAACAGACCCCGACCTACGGCGGCGATGCGTGGTACTACACGGTCCTCCCGCGCGACGGCGACCCGGCTGTCGTGCGCGTTCGCCAAACCGATGGTCACCTCGAATGGGAATCCCAATTCGATGCGGAAGACACCCTCATCCACCTCCTCCGATTGGACGACGACCTCCCCGCGATTTTCGAAGAAATACCAGACGACCCCCTCGTAACCGCCGCCTACGACGCCTACAAGGGGATGCGACTCGTCCGCGACCCGCCGTTTCAGACGCTCATCTCGTTTATCTGCTCCGCCCAAATGCGCGTCGCGCGCATCCACGACATGCAACTCGGCCTCGCACGCACTTACGGCGAGAAAATTGAGTTCGATGGGAAAACCTATCACGCCTTCCCCACGCCCAAGGCGCTCGCACAAGCCAGCGAAGCCGAACTCCGCGACCTGAATCTCGGCTATCGCGCACCCTACGTCAAGCGCTCGGCCGAACTCGTCGCAGATGGCGTCGCCGCCCCCGAAGACGCCGTTGGACTGGACCACGAAGCCGCCCGTGACGAACTGAAAACGTTCGTCGGCGTCGGTGACAAAGTCGCAGACTGCATCCTTCTCTTCTCGCTTGGCTACCTCGAAGCCGTCCCGCTCGACACGTGGATTCAGTCGGCCATCGCAGACCACTACCCCGATTGCGAGAAGGGGAACTACCGGGACACATCACGGGCGATTCGCGCGCAGTTCGGCGGGAAATACGCGGGATACGCCCAGACGTACGTGTTCCATTATCTGCGAACCGGCGGCGACGCATAG
- a CDS encoding transcription initiation factor IIB, which produces MSDTTIRTYTGEQPQKEKKRLVDETEVCPECSGPLMSDTEHGETVCRNCGLVVEEAEIDLGPEWRAFNASEKDSKSRVGAPTTKMMHDKGLSTNIDWRDKDAYGKSLGARQRAKMQRLRTWNERFRTRDSKERNLKQALGEIDRMSSALGLPSTVRETASVIYRRALSENLLPGRSIEGVATASVYAAARQAGMPRSLDEIATVSRVDKMELTRTYRYIVRQLNLEIKPADPESYVPRFASDLDLSDEAERAARDLLRNAKEQGIISGKSPVGLAAAAVYAAALLSNEKVTQSQVSDVANISEVTIRNRYKELLEANGNYLPV; this is translated from the coding sequence ATGAGTGACACAACAATCAGGACATACACCGGCGAACAGCCGCAAAAAGAGAAGAAACGACTCGTCGATGAGACCGAAGTGTGCCCAGAGTGCAGCGGCCCCCTCATGTCGGACACCGAACACGGCGAGACGGTCTGTCGCAACTGCGGGCTCGTCGTCGAGGAAGCCGAAATCGACCTCGGCCCGGAGTGGCGCGCGTTCAATGCGAGCGAGAAGGACTCGAAGTCCCGCGTCGGTGCGCCAACGACGAAGATGATGCACGACAAGGGATTGTCGACGAATATTGACTGGCGAGACAAAGACGCCTACGGCAAGTCGCTCGGTGCCCGCCAGCGCGCGAAGATGCAGCGGCTTCGCACGTGGAACGAGCGCTTTCGCACCCGTGACTCCAAAGAGCGCAATCTGAAGCAAGCGCTCGGCGAAATCGACCGCATGTCTTCGGCGCTTGGCCTGCCAAGCACGGTCCGTGAGACAGCGTCGGTCATCTACCGCCGCGCGCTCTCTGAGAACCTGCTACCGGGTCGCTCCATCGAAGGCGTCGCTACGGCGTCGGTGTACGCCGCCGCTCGGCAGGCGGGAATGCCGCGCAGTCTCGATGAGATTGCGACGGTGTCGCGAGTCGATAAGATGGAACTCACGCGCACGTACCGCTACATCGTCCGCCAGCTCAACTTAGAGATTAAACCCGCGGACCCAGAGAGCTACGTCCCACGGTTTGCCTCTGACTTAGACCTCTCCGATGAGGCAGAGCGCGCCGCCCGTGACCTGCTTCGCAACGCAAAAGAGCAGGGCATCATCAGTGGCAAGTCGCCGGTCGGCCTCGCCGCCGCCGCCGTCTACGCCGCTGCACTGCTCTCGAACGAGAAGGTCACTCAGAGTCAGGTCTCTGACGTGGCGAACATCAGCGAGGTTACCATCCGCAACCGCTACAAGGAACTGCTCGAAGCCAACGGGAACTACCTCCCCGTATAA
- a CDS encoding UPF0058 family protein, translated as MKKQELIHLHGLLSEVCNHYEAEYEITIEHEAYEALGVRPTSIHKSKTDHKAAVFALADGITAEMTEAESEKISATAD; from the coding sequence ATGAAGAAGCAGGAGCTCATCCACCTACACGGCCTCCTCTCGGAGGTATGCAACCACTACGAAGCAGAGTACGAAATCACAATTGAACACGAGGCATACGAGGCACTTGGAGTACGGCCGACCTCCATCCACAAATCCAAAACGGACCACAAAGCCGCAGTCTTTGCACTCGCAGACGGTATCACCGCAGAAATGACCGAGGCGGAATCCGAGAAGATCTCCGCCACGGCCGATTAA